The following coding sequences are from one Bacteroidia bacterium window:
- a CDS encoding electron transfer flavoprotein subunit alpha/FixB family protein, with product MSILVFAENWDGKFKKQTFELISYAHALSKSMNTTVSAISIGKVDSEELNKLGTYGASKVLNVTDCRLYNLDNKAYTMAIAQAAAKENSKVIVFAQNNTGKAISPRVSIRLKAGLASGVIGLPTSFEPFTIVKKTYTAKALANVVIKTDVKIITLSQNAFGIVENPTTANIENFAPEIADTDIKSTVIEVNKVTGKILLTDAEIVVSGGRGMKGPENWGGIEELAQILGAATACSRPVSDEGWRTHEEHTGQTGKIIAPNLYFAFGISGAIQHLGGISSSKCIVAVNKDPDAPIFEAADYGIVGDALKVIPELIAAIKELKAN from the coding sequence ATGTCAATTTTAGTTTTTGCAGAAAATTGGGATGGAAAGTTTAAAAAACAAACTTTTGAACTTATTTCATATGCCCATGCCTTATCAAAATCAATGAATACAACAGTATCTGCTATTTCTATCGGAAAAGTAGATAGCGAAGAGCTCAATAAACTTGGAACATATGGAGCATCTAAAGTGTTAAATGTTACAGATTGTCGTTTATATAATCTTGATAACAAAGCATACACGATGGCAATTGCTCAGGCAGCGGCAAAAGAAAATTCTAAAGTTATTGTATTTGCTCAAAACAATACAGGAAAAGCAATTTCTCCTAGAGTTTCTATAAGATTAAAAGCAGGATTAGCTTCAGGTGTAATTGGTTTGCCAACTTCATTTGAACCTTTTACTATTGTTAAGAAAACATATACAGCCAAAGCATTAGCAAATGTAGTTATTAAAACAGATGTTAAAATAATTACACTTTCACAGAATGCATTTGGTATTGTTGAGAATCCTACAACTGCTAATATTGAAAACTTTGCACCAGAAATAGCTGATACAGATATTAAATCTACAGTTATTGAAGTTAACAAAGTAACAGGAAAAATTCTTTTAACCGATGCCGAAATAGTTGTTTCGGGCGGTAGAGGAATGAAAGGACCAGAAAACTGGGGCGGTATTGAAGAGTTGGCTCAAATTTTAGGTGCAGCAACTGCTTGTTCGCGCCCGGTATCTGACGAAGGTTGGAGAACTCATGAAGAACATACCGGACAAACCGGAAAAATTATTGCTCCTAATCTTTATTTTGCATTTGGTATTTCAGGTGCAATTCAGCATTTAGGTGGAATCAGCTCATCAAAATGTATAGTAGCTGTTAATAAAGATCCTGATGCTCCTATTTTTGAAGCTGCTGATTATGGTATTGTTGGCGATGCTTTAAAAGTTATTCCTGAATTAATTGCTGCGATTAAAGAATTAAAAGCAAATTAA